The Chryseobacterium joostei genome window below encodes:
- a CDS encoding DUF6876 family protein → MEKAQFYITSGLQRFLIDQNSTILMRAIVKLQELEVIKREEFQVWRIKRKHKSKFTIVLDDGNYNKIFWSTIELPGCNANKMKFYFENSVLCFPRER, encoded by the coding sequence ATGGAGAAAGCCCAATTTTATATTACCAGCGGTTTGCAAAGATTTTTGATAGACCAAAATTCAACAATTCTTATGAGGGCAATCGTAAAGCTTCAAGAGTTGGAAGTAATTAAAAGAGAAGAGTTCCAGGTATGGAGAATCAAAAGAAAACACAAAAGTAAGTTTACAATTGTCCTGGATGATGGGAATTATAACAAGATTTTTTGGAGTACTATTGAGCTGCCTGGATGCAATGCCAATAAAATGAAATTCTACTTTGAGAATTCAGTTCTATGCTTTCCAAGAGAAAGATAA